A genomic segment from Necator americanus strain Aroian chromosome III, whole genome shotgun sequence encodes:
- a CDS encoding hypothetical protein (NECATOR_CHRIII.G10795.T2) — translation MLYYKKGDWHIEEDLNVDYEMLLRGLRACAERASKPRTTNLDRISKTTKELLERRRALRLDPNASHIERDLREYNIPLAALLSEDGIRMPSRREMEIITENFYSNLFRSSTPVSSPTIPTGEAPPRIPPSEVRVAIKGMKPGTTPGPDFISADFLRAGGHPLHVILAAHMTSYLQKERISDQWKTSRTVLIHKKGG, via the exons ATGCTCTACTACAAgaaaggtgactggcacatcgaggaggacctaaacgtggactacgagatgctgctcagaggattacgagcctgtgctgaacgtgcctcgaagccccgcacgacaaacttggatcgaatttcgaagaccaccaaggaattgttggaaagaagaagggctttgaggcttgatccgaatgcatcgcacattgagcg ggatctccgcgaatataatattccgctagcagccttgctgagcgaagacgggattcGCATgccttctcgtcgtgagatggaaatcattacggagaacttctactcgaaccttttccgttcatcaactcctgtgtcaagcccaaccatccccactggcgaagctccaccacggattcccCCTTCGGAAGtgcgagtcgctatcaagggcatgaaacctggcacaacccccggacctgattttatatcagcagactttcttcgggctggtggccatccgcttcatgtaatcttagcagcgcacatgacatcctaccttcagaaagaaaggatctcagaccagtggaagacctcgcgaaccgttctcatccataagaaaggtgggTGA
- a CDS encoding hypothetical protein (NECATOR_CHRIII.G10795.T1), translating into MLYYKKGDWHIEEDLNVDYEMLLRGLRACAERASKPRTTNLDRISKTTKELLERRRALRLDPNASHIERDLREYNIPLAALLSEDGIRMPSRREMEIITENFYSNLFRSSTPVSSPTIPTGEAPPRIPPSEVRVAIKGMKPGTTPGPDFISADFLRAGGHPLHVILAAHMTSYLQKERISDQWKTSRTVLIHKKGPIQPVSILSLSYEDDQMVHNGEKREERRKEKKEKWCQPAWTSRSYKTYQTPRECFAGDEKQKERRTVVERPVIHPRTKVS; encoded by the exons ATGCTCTACTACAAgaaaggtgactggcacatcgaggaggacctaaacgtggactacgagatgctgctcagaggattacgagcctgtgctgaacgtgcctcgaagccccgcacgacaaacttggatcgaatttcgaagaccaccaaggaattgttggaaagaagaagggctttgaggcttgatccgaatgcatcgcacattgagcg ggatctccgcgaatataatattccgctagcagccttgctgagcgaagacgggattcGCATgccttctcgtcgtgagatggaaatcattacggagaacttctactcgaaccttttccgttcatcaactcctgtgtcaagcccaaccatccccactggcgaagctccaccacggattcccCCTTCGGAAGtgcgagtcgctatcaagggcatgaaacctggcacaacccccggacctgattttatatcagcagactttcttcgggctggtggccatccgcttcatgtaatcttagcagcgcacatgacatcctaccttcagaaagaaaggatctcagaccagtggaagacctcgcgaaccgttctcatccataagaaag GACCCATCCAGCCAGTATCCATACTTTCCTTATCTTATGAAGATGATCAAATGGTCCACAatggagaaaagagagaagagagaagaaaagaaaagaaagaaaagtg GTGTCAACCAGCATGGACTTCTCGAAGCTACAAAACGTATCAGACTCCACGCGAATGCTTTGCAGGAGATGAAAAGCAGAAAGAGAGACGTACAGTGGTTGAGCGACCGGTCATCCATCCACGAACAAAAGTTTCTTGA
- a CDS encoding hypothetical protein (NECATOR_CHRIII.G10796.T1), with the protein MSNIRSHQGSYGPTDGPRSSCPSVRLDSSSSALLRSEADTAATSRKLFTTHRALERCLLKFNRRTQHLGHIMRRIDDRWAKRTLEWIPRDAKRPRGRPPTRWGDVFAARMDQLRAQLDTAQGPRQRHSRSLRTSWMTMARERNEWKRCWGPHVQ; encoded by the coding sequence atgagCAACATTCGCAGCcatcagggaagctacggaccaactgacggaccaagatcttcgtgcccatctgttcgactcgacagttcttccagcgctctgttacgcagcgaagcagacaccgctgccacgtctaggaagctatttactacccacagagcccttgagagatgtctcctgaagtttaaccggcgcacacaacaccttggtcacatcatgagaagaatcgacgatagatgggctaaaagaacgctagagtggatcccaagggacgctaaacgcccccgagggagaccgccaacgagatggggtgacgtattcgctgcacggatggaccagctgagagctcagctggatacggctcaaggacctcgtcaacgtcactcacgaagcttgaggacatcttggatgacaatggcgagggaacgaaacgagtggaagagatgctggggcccgcacgtccagtga